From one Methylothermaceae bacteria B42 genomic stretch:
- a CDS encoding thiol-disulfide oxidoreductase has translation MKQNPITLLTKIIRRGLDKQVPATGLAVFRIGYGLVALQEIGFLYYFRHLIFDETPFIDPGSPMIPFFLLIWGLAAIGLTIGFRTRLSAAVNYVFWVLFTSFTPMWRDFDGGFDQLMISSGLMLIFLPSERALSLDLLREKLKYSRPGNKFQPNTRVPVLAYYLPVLISLGFLYFDSAIHKLFSPHWRHGMGAWLPSSHPYYISPIDMSWLLEIKWLEQLIGYTIIGFQFAFPFLFWHPRFRVVLLFFGVLFHTGITLSFNIYPFGLGMLVHYALLVPFSWWRRLGQLIRLDQPRLKVYYDGQCPLCLKTVIIVEHFDIRHGVAFYDLQTHAAQEPALADLSEKMLLKDLFAVDSNGNRYQGLDTYIQILKAMGYPKPLAWLLQLPGIYHLAVRIYRHIADSRERVSCDNSCATPPLSESLFQQWWREKLGSPHKQAFRLARLLVVVGLLQLNSTIHYGLFYRLSLTETPSLIGMMSNMILSLSHAFLGITPHALYLADHFKGYNKIYGITYLGPDGQERWLPFVNEQGRILSPNWGRVHSMWANVAVTPRVEEYWLNKYITKVTAFWGTQVGLDLNNAHFYLKVKPIRMPDQWEPNLREKNLNGPWRPAGEVVWKNKVPHIKWLEALPIPN, from the coding sequence ATGAAGCAAAATCCCATCACACTGTTAACAAAAATCATTCGGCGCGGACTGGACAAGCAGGTTCCCGCAACCGGTTTGGCGGTTTTCCGGATTGGTTACGGCTTGGTAGCGCTGCAAGAAATAGGCTTTCTCTATTACTTCCGTCATCTGATCTTCGACGAAACGCCATTTATCGACCCCGGCTCGCCGATGATTCCTTTTTTTCTGCTCATTTGGGGTTTGGCGGCCATTGGGTTGACGATAGGATTTCGAACCCGATTGTCCGCCGCGGTCAATTATGTTTTCTGGGTGCTGTTCACCAGCTTTACCCCTATGTGGCGGGACTTTGACGGCGGTTTCGATCAGCTCATGATTTCCTCGGGGCTCATGTTGATCTTCCTACCCTCGGAGCGGGCTCTGTCACTGGACCTGCTGCGGGAAAAACTCAAATATTCCCGCCCCGGGAACAAGTTCCAACCCAACACTCGGGTCCCGGTGCTGGCCTATTATTTGCCCGTGTTAATCTCCCTGGGATTCCTATATTTCGATTCCGCTATTCATAAACTGTTTTCCCCCCACTGGCGTCACGGCATGGGGGCCTGGCTGCCTTCTTCCCACCCTTATTACATTTCCCCCATCGATATGAGCTGGCTGCTGGAAATCAAGTGGCTGGAGCAGCTGATTGGCTATACCATCATTGGGTTTCAATTCGCTTTTCCCTTTTTATTCTGGCATCCCCGCTTCCGGGTGGTGCTCCTGTTTTTCGGGGTGTTATTCCATACCGGCATTACCCTTTCCTTTAATATTTATCCCTTTGGTTTGGGCATGCTGGTGCACTATGCCTTGCTGGTTCCTTTTTCCTGGTGGCGGCGCCTGGGTCAGTTGATTCGCCTAGATCAGCCCCGGCTGAAAGTCTATTACGACGGCCAATGCCCGCTTTGTCTCAAGACGGTGATTATCGTGGAGCACTTTGACATTCGCCATGGCGTAGCGTTTTACGATCTCCAAACCCACGCCGCCCAGGAACCGGCTTTGGCGGATTTAAGCGAGAAAATGCTTTTGAAAGACCTGTTTGCGGTGGATTCAAATGGCAACCGCTACCAAGGGCTGGATACCTATATTCAAATCCTTAAGGCCATGGGTTACCCAAAACCCCTGGCCTGGCTATTACAACTTCCCGGAATCTATCACCTGGCCGTGCGAATTTACCGTCATATCGCCGATAGCCGTGAACGAGTCAGCTGCGACAATAGCTGTGCCACGCCTCCCCTATCAGAAAGCCTTTTCCAACAATGGTGGCGGGAAAAGCTGGGCAGCCCTCACAAACAGGCATTCCGGTTGGCGCGCCTGTTGGTGGTGGTGGGACTCCTGCAATTGAACAGTACGATTCATTATGGATTGTTCTATCGGCTAAGCCTGACAGAAACGCCTTCGTTAATCGGCATGATGAGCAACATGATACTGTCGCTTTCCCATGCTTTCCTGGGCATCACGCCCCATGCCCTCTATCTGGCCGATCACTTCAAAGGCTATAACAAAATTTATGGAATCACTTATCTGGGTCCAGACGGACAAGAACGCTGGTTACCCTTTGTCAATGAACAAGGACGGATACTGAGCCCGAACTGGGGGCGGGTCCATTCCATGTGGGCGAATGTCGCCGTCACGCCCAGAGTGGAAGAATATTGGCTGAATAAATATATCACCAAAGTGACAGCATTTTGGGGAACCCAGGTGGGTCTCGATCTCAACAACGCTCATTTCTACCTCAAGGTCAAGCCTATCCGTATGCCGGACCAGTGGGAACCAAACCTGAGAGAGAAAAATTTAAACGGGCCGTGGCGTCCCGCCGGGGAAGTCGTATGGAAAAACAAAGTGCCTCACATTAAATGGTTAGAGGCATTGCCAATACCCAATTAA
- a CDS encoding peptidase M48 Ste24p, whose translation MTYRIVLVLALIFFTPLATPIEELPEMGAPSDSVLTPIEEKRLGDAFFRSLHRHLDINQDLEIANYIASLGNSLASHSDAPAHAFHFFVVLSPEINAFAGPAGYIGVNSGLILKTRSESELASVIAHEIAHVTQNHLHRAFAAAKRMTLPMAAATLAAILIGTQVPELGQAALIALQAGGVQYQINFTRDNEKEADRIGLQILAKSNFNPRSMPTFFEQLQQSTQFLGRDLPEFLRTHPVTSSRIADTRSRAEKFPYRQYPDSLSYLLTKAKLQVLTSGNLESTVADFRSRLNRGTPKQRAAVKYGLALALQRQHHLKQSHELLAQLLADFPDQPQFINAIAQVEIEMGQIPAGLKRYQAALRRFPASRILRLEYAQALLETHHFDSARRLLTPYANNPRFPRLYKLLSRAYAGLGQNAEAHRYMAEYYYATGNLESAIRQAKLATKTASGDRIVAAIAKERLRYFKAEKKARK comes from the coding sequence ATGACGTATCGAATTGTATTGGTGCTTGCGCTCATCTTCTTCACCCCGCTGGCCACGCCTATTGAGGAGTTGCCGGAAATGGGCGCGCCTTCAGATAGCGTGCTTACGCCCATCGAGGAAAAACGTCTGGGTGATGCGTTTTTCCGCAGTCTTCACCGCCATCTTGACATCAATCAAGACTTGGAAATTGCCAATTATATCGCCTCTCTTGGGAACAGTCTGGCCAGTCATAGCGATGCGCCTGCCCATGCGTTTCATTTTTTCGTGGTGCTATCACCGGAAATCAACGCTTTTGCCGGACCTGCCGGTTACATAGGCGTCAATTCCGGGCTGATTCTAAAAACCCGCTCCGAAAGCGAGCTGGCTTCCGTTATCGCCCACGAAATCGCCCACGTCACTCAAAATCACCTACACCGGGCCTTTGCCGCCGCCAAACGCATGACATTGCCAATGGCGGCGGCCACCCTGGCGGCCATACTCATCGGCACCCAAGTACCAGAGTTGGGTCAAGCCGCCTTGATCGCCCTGCAAGCCGGTGGGGTTCAGTATCAAATCAATTTCACCCGGGATAATGAAAAAGAAGCCGACCGCATTGGTCTGCAAATCCTGGCCAAAAGCAATTTTAACCCGAGAAGCATGCCGACTTTCTTTGAGCAGCTGCAACAATCGACGCAATTTTTGGGCAGGGATTTACCAGAATTTTTACGCACTCACCCGGTTACCAGCTCGCGGATTGCGGATACGCGGTCGAGAGCGGAGAAATTTCCTTACCGCCAGTATCCCGACTCTTTGTCTTACCTGCTAACCAAGGCAAAACTGCAGGTTTTGACCTCAGGGAATTTAGAAAGCACGGTCGCAGACTTTCGCAGCCGCTTAAATCGCGGCACACCCAAGCAGCGCGCCGCGGTCAAATACGGCCTGGCTTTGGCTCTACAACGTCAGCACCATCTCAAACAAAGCCATGAGCTGCTCGCCCAGTTATTAGCGGACTTCCCCGACCAGCCCCAATTCATCAACGCCATCGCCCAAGTGGAAATTGAAATGGGCCAAATCCCGGCAGGTCTGAAACGTTATCAAGCCGCCTTGCGCCGTTTCCCCGCTTCCAGGATTCTGCGCCTGGAATACGCCCAGGCACTATTAGAAACCCACCACTTTGATTCCGCCCGTAGATTATTGACTCCCTACGCAAACAATCCTCGCTTTCCAAGGCTGTACAAATTATTATCCCGCGCCTACGCAGGCCTCGGCCAAAACGCCGAGGCCCATCGCTACATGGCGGAATATTATTATGCTACCGGTAATCTGGAGAGCGCGATCCGGCAGGCCAAACTGGCCACCAAAACCGCCTCTGGCGACCGAATTGTCGCCGCAATTGCAAAAGAACGCTTGCGCTACTTCAAGGCGGAAAAAAAAGCACGAAAATAA
- a CDS encoding ferrous iron transporter B gives MNKMTITLIGNPNSGKTSLFNALTGTRQRTGNWPGVTIERKEGEFQYAGRLFHLVDLPGTYSLDIDDTSTDERIARDFILSREADIIINIVDAAHLERSLYLTLQLIEMGAPVILALNMMDLAEKQGIAIDISALSDQLGVPVVAVNARKGEGLEVLKSMLTEARPLKKQNLSPLTWPVVLREPLEALESHLRQQNLSVSPRWLALHLLSGHPSPIPLPPETITLADQFRNQIETASGEDPELLIADAFFSQARHIAQAVIQRSTGILHTFSDRIDSVVTHRWLGVPIFLLAMYLMFTFTINFGGAFIDFFDQAAAALLVDGLGALLSDWGAPGWLRVFLADGLGGGIQVVATFIPIIGFLYLFLTFLEDSGYMARAAFVMDRLMYRLGLPGKAFVPLIVGFGCNVPAIMAARTLERERERILTVMMAPFMSCGARLAVYALFAAAFFPHQGQNIVFALYLIGIAAAMFTAFLLKTTILPGEPEALLMELPTYQWPSWKNLFLHTWLRLKGFVTDAGKYIVMMVMVVNVLNAWSVDGEFGDVAPEDSMLSAAARTITPAFEPLGIRQDNWPATVGVMAGVLAKEVVVGTLDALYSRMDRSENSPAPNETVFELMPALKAAAATIPENLSEAMNSLTDPLGFRVLENASDPTEAAQEQEIDSATFGAMVRRFDGTHGAFAYLLLVLLYFPCVAATATIRRETGLRWMAFAIVWTTGLAYSAATLYYQAVTYHQHPQQSAAWIGGILLTIALVYSVLKFSANRIAPLGLPVTTSGTSGILHRSCCK, from the coding sequence ATGAATAAAATGACCATTACCCTCATCGGCAATCCCAATTCCGGTAAAACCTCCCTGTTCAACGCCCTTACCGGCACCCGCCAACGTACTGGAAACTGGCCCGGTGTCACCATTGAACGCAAGGAAGGAGAATTTCAATATGCAGGGCGGTTGTTTCACTTGGTGGATCTACCGGGCACCTATTCTCTGGACATTGACGATACTTCCACCGATGAACGTATCGCCCGGGATTTTATTCTCTCCCGCGAAGCTGACATTATCATCAACATTGTCGATGCCGCCCATCTGGAGCGCAGTCTCTACCTGACTTTGCAACTGATTGAAATGGGCGCGCCTGTTATCCTGGCGCTCAATATGATGGATCTGGCTGAAAAACAGGGGATAGCCATTGATATCAGCGCCTTGAGCGACCAATTAGGGGTTCCCGTGGTTGCCGTGAACGCGCGCAAGGGCGAAGGGTTGGAGGTGCTCAAGTCCATGCTCACAGAGGCTCGCCCATTAAAAAAACAGAACCTGTCCCCACTGACCTGGCCCGTCGTCCTTCGGGAACCGCTTGAAGCGCTGGAATCCCATTTGCGCCAACAAAACCTGTCCGTCTCTCCTAGGTGGCTGGCTCTCCACCTATTGAGTGGTCATCCTTCGCCCATCCCACTTCCTCCTGAAACCATAACCCTGGCCGACCAATTCCGAAACCAAATCGAAACCGCCAGCGGGGAAGACCCGGAACTGCTGATTGCCGATGCCTTCTTTAGCCAGGCCCGGCACATTGCGCAAGCCGTCATCCAAAGGTCCACCGGGATCCTGCACACCTTTTCCGACCGCATTGATTCGGTAGTCACCCACCGCTGGCTAGGGGTTCCCATTTTCCTCCTGGCCATGTATTTGATGTTTACCTTCACCATCAATTTCGGCGGGGCATTTATCGATTTTTTTGATCAAGCCGCCGCTGCCCTGCTTGTCGACGGATTGGGAGCATTGCTCTCCGACTGGGGAGCCCCCGGCTGGCTAAGGGTATTTCTGGCCGACGGACTGGGCGGCGGCATCCAGGTGGTCGCCACATTTATTCCCATTATCGGGTTTTTGTATTTGTTTCTCACCTTCCTGGAAGACAGCGGCTACATGGCCCGGGCGGCCTTCGTCATGGACCGGCTGATGTACCGCCTGGGACTGCCGGGAAAAGCGTTTGTGCCGCTGATTGTGGGCTTTGGCTGCAATGTCCCTGCGATTATGGCGGCCCGTACCCTGGAGCGGGAGCGGGAGCGCATTCTCACGGTGATGATGGCGCCGTTCATGTCCTGCGGCGCCCGGCTGGCGGTTTACGCTCTGTTCGCGGCCGCCTTTTTCCCCCACCAGGGACAAAACATCGTCTTCGCCTTGTATTTAATTGGCATTGCCGCCGCCATGTTCACGGCCTTTCTGCTCAAAACCACGATTCTGCCGGGGGAACCGGAAGCACTGTTGATGGAACTGCCCACCTACCAATGGCCGTCCTGGAAAAATCTGTTTTTGCACACCTGGCTGCGACTCAAGGGATTTGTCACCGACGCCGGTAAATATATTGTCATGATGGTCATGGTGGTGAATGTGCTCAACGCCTGGAGCGTGGATGGTGAATTTGGCGACGTGGCGCCGGAAGATTCCATGCTCAGCGCCGCCGCCCGCACCATTACCCCCGCCTTTGAACCTTTGGGAATCCGTCAAGACAACTGGCCCGCCACCGTCGGCGTCATGGCCGGCGTCCTCGCCAAGGAAGTCGTCGTAGGCACCTTGGATGCGTTGTATTCGCGCATGGACAGAAGCGAAAATAGTCCAGCCCCGAACGAAACCGTTTTCGAACTCATGCCCGCCCTCAAAGCCGCCGCCGCCACCATTCCCGAAAACTTAAGCGAAGCCATGAACTCCCTCACCGATCCCCTGGGCTTCAGGGTGCTGGAAAACGCCAGTGACCCCACCGAGGCCGCGCAAGAACAGGAAATTGACAGCGCCACTTTCGGCGCCATGGTGCGCCGTTTTGATGGCACCCACGGCGCCTTCGCCTATCTCCTGTTAGTATTGCTGTATTTCCCCTGTGTGGCCGCCACCGCGACCATTCGGCGGGAAACCGGCTTACGCTGGATGGCCTTTGCCATCGTCTGGACCACGGGTTTGGCCTACAGCGCGGCAACCCTCTATTATCAGGCGGTCACCTATCATCAACACCCGCAACAGTCCGCTGCCTGGATTGGCGGGATCTTATTGACGATAGCGCTGGTTTACAGCGTACTCAAATTCTCGGCAAACCGGATCGCGCCGCTTGGTTTGCCGGTGACAACCAGTGGAACCTCCGGAATATTGCATCGAAGCTGCTGCAAGTGA
- a CDS encoding sulfur relay protein TusE, whose product MVMLNVNGQTIQVTEEGFLEDLSDWNEAVAQMLAERDQIPLTDAHWEVIQFIREYYLTYQHFPNMRMFVKAIAQSLGEEKGNSRYLHRLFPKGPLKYACKIAGLPKPPHCI is encoded by the coding sequence GTGGTGATGCTGAATGTCAACGGCCAAACCATCCAGGTTACAGAGGAAGGCTTTCTGGAAGACTTGAGTGACTGGAACGAAGCAGTTGCCCAAATGCTTGCAGAGCGCGACCAAATTCCATTAACCGACGCGCATTGGGAGGTGATCCAGTTCATACGGGAATATTACTTGACCTATCAACACTTCCCCAACATGCGGATGTTTGTCAAGGCCATCGCCCAGTCGCTTGGAGAAGAAAAGGGTAATAGCCGTTATTTGCATCGTCTGTTTCCTAAAGGCCCCTTGAAATATGCCTGTAAAATAGCGGGTTTGCCGAAACCACCCCATTGTATCTGA
- a CDS encoding formate--tetrahydrofolate ligase, whose product MLSDIEIAQRAKMRPITELAKQQFGIDDKFLDPYGHYKAKLSFDYIQGVQDRPDGKLILVTAISPTPAGEGKTTTTVGLGDALNRLDQKALICLREPSLGPCFGIKGGAAGGGRAQVVPMEDINLHFTGDFHAIGVANNLLSAMADNHIHHGNALDLDVRQITWKRVVDMNDRNLRYILEGLRGKANGVPREDGFDIVVASEVMAVLCLVNSLGELKQRLGNVLVGYNRAGKPVFAKDLKAHGAMAALMKDAIRPNLVQTLESNLVLIHGGPFANIAHGCNSALATKTALKMADYVVTEAGFGADLGAEKFIDIKCRKTGLKPDGVVLVATVRALKMHGGVPKDQLQEENLQALEAGFVNLERHLQNIRQHFGLPCVVAINHFVSDTDAEIALLQQKVKALGSKAIVCRHWAEGGAGAEDLAREVLAMVEQPNDFRFLYEDNLPLWDKIETIATKIYGAAGIEADAKVKAQLQSLSKEYPHYPVCIAKTQYSFSSDPSLLGAPTGHILNIREVRPAHGAEFVVVICGNIMTMPGLPKVPAAERIDIDDNGRISGLF is encoded by the coding sequence ATGCTATCTGACATTGAAATCGCGCAACGGGCCAAAATGCGGCCGATTACAGAATTGGCGAAACAGCAATTTGGCATTGATGACAAATTCCTAGATCCCTATGGTCACTATAAGGCCAAGCTATCTTTCGATTATATTCAAGGGGTACAGGATCGGCCCGATGGCAAGTTGATTCTAGTGACGGCCATCAGCCCAACCCCTGCCGGTGAAGGCAAAACCACAACCACCGTGGGGCTTGGAGATGCGCTTAACCGCCTGGACCAGAAAGCCTTGATTTGTTTGCGCGAACCTTCTTTGGGACCTTGTTTCGGGATTAAAGGGGGCGCTGCCGGCGGCGGCCGGGCGCAGGTGGTGCCGATGGAAGATATCAACCTGCACTTTACCGGGGATTTCCACGCTATTGGCGTGGCCAACAACCTGCTTTCAGCCATGGCCGATAATCATATTCATCATGGCAATGCTTTGGATTTGGACGTACGCCAAATCACCTGGAAGCGAGTGGTGGATATGAATGACCGCAACCTCCGCTATATTCTGGAGGGACTTCGGGGCAAGGCCAATGGCGTGCCTAGAGAGGATGGTTTCGATATCGTTGTTGCTTCGGAAGTCATGGCGGTGTTGTGCCTGGTGAATTCCCTGGGAGAGCTAAAACAGCGTTTGGGGAACGTGTTAGTGGGCTATAACCGCGCTGGTAAACCGGTGTTTGCCAAAGACCTCAAGGCCCACGGGGCAATGGCGGCGCTCATGAAGGATGCGATTCGCCCCAACCTGGTACAAACTCTTGAAAGCAACCTGGTATTGATACATGGTGGGCCCTTTGCCAATATCGCCCACGGTTGTAATTCCGCGTTAGCCACCAAAACTGCCTTGAAAATGGCCGATTATGTGGTGACCGAGGCGGGTTTTGGCGCCGATCTGGGGGCGGAGAAATTCATTGATATCAAATGCCGGAAAACCGGGTTGAAACCCGATGGGGTCGTGTTGGTGGCAACGGTCCGGGCGCTGAAAATGCATGGCGGGGTGCCCAAGGATCAGCTTCAGGAGGAAAATCTTCAGGCATTGGAGGCGGGTTTCGTTAACCTCGAACGGCATCTGCAAAACATTCGCCAGCACTTTGGCCTACCCTGCGTCGTAGCCATCAATCATTTCGTTTCTGATACCGATGCGGAGATTGCTCTGCTGCAACAAAAAGTCAAGGCGCTTGGATCGAAAGCAATCGTGTGCAGACACTGGGCGGAAGGAGGCGCGGGTGCGGAAGATCTGGCCCGGGAAGTATTGGCCATGGTGGAACAGCCCAACGATTTCCGTTTTCTTTATGAAGATAACCTGCCCTTGTGGGACAAGATCGAAACCATTGCCACCAAAATCTATGGTGCGGCAGGCATAGAAGCTGATGCCAAGGTGAAAGCGCAACTGCAATCTCTCAGCAAGGAATATCCTCATTATCCGGTTTGTATTGCCAAAACCCAGTATTCCTTTTCCAGCGATCCCAGCCTATTGGGAGCGCCCACTGGCCATATCCTGAATATCCGGGAAGTACGGCCGGCCCACGGCGCGGAATTTGTGGTGGTGATCTGCGGCAATATCATGACCATGCCCGGATTGCCCAAGGTTCCGGCAGCGGAGCGGATTGATATTGATGATAATGGCAGAATCAGCGGATTGTTTTAA
- a CDS encoding cytochrome P460, which translates to MKPVLLAALFAFFTSANAAPAPSNGIDLPKTYKNWRVIGVSHRDDNQSLRAITGNATAIRAARKGNTDPWPDGTILGKLVWKDSRHPQWQPALVPGQLVHVEFMVKDSKKYAATGGWGFARWQGMKLEPLNNDGGKPCFECHKAAASTDHVFTRPAPLP; encoded by the coding sequence ATAAAACCCGTACTGCTTGCTGCACTTTTCGCTTTTTTCACAAGCGCCAACGCCGCGCCTGCGCCTTCCAATGGCATTGACCTTCCCAAAACGTACAAAAACTGGCGCGTTATTGGCGTTTCCCACCGGGATGACAACCAGTCCCTGCGCGCCATCACCGGCAACGCAACCGCCATCCGGGCGGCAAGAAAAGGGAACACCGATCCCTGGCCGGACGGCACCATTCTTGGCAAACTGGTCTGGAAAGACAGCCGTCACCCCCAATGGCAACCCGCTTTGGTACCTGGACAATTGGTACATGTGGAATTTATGGTCAAAGACAGCAAAAAATACGCAGCCACGGGCGGATGGGGATTTGCCCGCTGGCAAGGCATGAAGTTGGAACCCTTAAACAACGACGGCGGCAAACCTTGCTTTGAATGTCACAAGGCGGCCGCCAGCACCGACCATGTCTTTACCCGGCCAGCGCCCTTGCCTTAA
- a CDS encoding sulfurtransferase, whose amino-acid sequence MKYLIQINSSPYHSEAADTAYFFVTAVLAKGHQILRVFFYQDGVYHALNQAAPPGDEPNKIERWSELAVKHGIDLVICSAAALRRGVWKNSESQLAPGFRVAGLALSAEAMIEADRVMVFK is encoded by the coding sequence GTGAAATACTTAATACAAATCAATAGTAGCCCCTATCATAGCGAAGCGGCGGATACCGCCTATTTTTTTGTGACTGCGGTGCTTGCCAAGGGACACCAGATACTACGGGTGTTTTTCTATCAAGATGGGGTTTACCATGCCCTCAATCAAGCAGCGCCTCCCGGTGATGAGCCGAATAAGATAGAACGGTGGTCCGAGCTTGCTGTTAAGCATGGTATCGATTTGGTTATCTGTTCCGCTGCCGCCTTGCGCCGAGGCGTTTGGAAAAATTCAGAAAGCCAATTGGCGCCAGGGTTTAGGGTGGCGGGACTGGCGCTTTCCGCCGAAGCCATGATTGAGGCGGACCGAGTTATGGTATTCAAATGA